From Oligoflexus sp., the proteins below share one genomic window:
- a CDS encoding caspase family protein, translating to MRPTLFKALILILLLAKHEPLHAARQLYLAIGIDQYKDSYWGQLKYAGKDAQDFARALDSTFDGGVVLSSRTQKDLWVTRDDVMKALTQLDKENFSEDDTVLIYVSAHGTIGKNIQDGRTTLEKVIVTADTDSEAPALSGVTHTQLFETFQKLKSRRKVLILDTCYSGSGKSKLNQKILDLLARQKGAIEDANLGNAVEGSIILAASAWGEEAIESARHQASLYTHYLIEGFQYDMNQDGAISITEAHNHASRRVIEESEGRQHPTARIEIVGSDPVIVRGEKKKGNPLLFAYEQMMRKLKVELNGKELADLKKGGASIPAGSYRLSIRDQKDKLLMVKDITLEEGREYSLARFLEYKPEQAVRIGPAQLWLLQADLRDKLGPDPLPGLQLSWWHDQVLGPWHGELTLFRAQKKDQVDSEGLPVPQNLSWTEVTAHLAQTWTGADFRRSGSKRDPDWYLSAGAGLGLLYLERQLDDAASLQKNQTLTRPLFGFSAEAGWDDVERNLRFGLRLDTEGMPGPDDPGYPRVWRWTKVSTLIAWTFP from the coding sequence GCGCCCCACCCTGTTCAAAGCCCTGATTCTCATCCTCTTGCTCGCAAAGCACGAGCCGCTGCACGCAGCCCGCCAGCTTTATCTTGCGATCGGCATTGATCAGTACAAAGACTCCTACTGGGGCCAGCTGAAGTATGCAGGCAAGGACGCGCAGGACTTTGCCAGGGCGCTGGATTCCACCTTTGATGGTGGTGTGGTTTTGAGTTCCCGGACTCAGAAGGACCTTTGGGTCACGCGTGATGATGTGATGAAGGCCCTGACGCAACTGGACAAGGAAAACTTCTCCGAAGACGACACCGTTTTGATTTATGTCTCGGCGCATGGGACTATCGGCAAGAATATTCAGGACGGTCGCACGACTCTGGAAAAAGTGATCGTGACCGCGGACACCGACTCTGAAGCGCCGGCTCTCTCGGGCGTCACGCACACCCAGCTCTTCGAGACCTTCCAGAAACTAAAATCCCGCCGCAAGGTTCTGATCCTGGACACCTGCTACTCGGGCAGCGGCAAGTCCAAACTCAACCAGAAAATTCTCGACCTTCTCGCCCGACAAAAAGGGGCGATCGAGGACGCGAACCTGGGGAACGCGGTGGAAGGTTCCATCATCCTGGCCGCCAGCGCCTGGGGCGAGGAAGCGATCGAGTCCGCGCGGCATCAGGCTAGCCTTTACACTCATTATCTGATCGAAGGCTTTCAGTACGATATGAATCAGGATGGAGCCATCTCCATTACCGAAGCGCACAATCATGCGAGCCGCAGGGTCATCGAAGAAAGCGAGGGTCGTCAGCATCCCACAGCCCGCATCGAGATCGTGGGCAGCGACCCCGTGATCGTGCGCGGGGAAAAAAAGAAGGGCAATCCCCTGCTTTTTGCTTACGAGCAGATGATGCGTAAACTGAAAGTGGAATTGAACGGAAAGGAACTGGCCGATCTGAAAAAGGGCGGCGCTTCGATTCCCGCCGGTTCCTATCGTCTTTCGATCCGGGATCAGAAGGATAAGCTGCTGATGGTCAAGGACATCACGCTGGAAGAGGGCCGCGAATATTCCCTCGCGCGCTTTCTTGAATATAAACCCGAGCAGGCCGTTCGCATCGGTCCCGCTCAGCTCTGGCTGCTGCAGGCGGATCTTCGCGACAAACTGGGCCCGGACCCTCTGCCCGGACTTCAGCTCAGCTGGTGGCATGATCAGGTGCTGGGGCCGTGGCACGGTGAGCTGACTCTTTTCCGTGCGCAGAAAAAAGATCAGGTCGATTCCGAAGGCCTTCCCGTCCCGCAAAATCTAAGCTGGACGGAAGTGACCGCCCATCTTGCCCAGACCTGGACCGGAGCGGATTTCCGCCGGTCTGGAAGCAAACGCGATCCGGATTGGTACCTTAGCGCCGGGGCCGGCCTCGGCCTTCTTTATCTGGAGCGTCAGCTGGACGACGCCGCGTCCCTGCAAAAAAATCAGACCCTCACGCGTCCTCTTTTTGGCTTCAGCGCCGAAGCAGGCTGGGATGATGTCGAGCGGAATCTGAGATTCGGACTCAGGCTGGATACCGAAGGGATGCCAGGACCGGACGACCCGGGCTATCCCCGCGTATGGCGTTGGACCAAAGTATCAACCCTGATCGCCTGGACGTTCCCATGA